In one Bacteroidota bacterium genomic region, the following are encoded:
- a CDS encoding efflux RND transporter periplasmic adaptor subunit: MKKYACYIPFLIILIISSCQQKAEVEKEIDPIKVKTVTIEKVFLNKSIHSSGKVYSQKEIKLSFKTGGLIQHILVKEGEPVNKEQVLASLNLSEIQVHHNQANFAVEKAQRDYNRVKNLYTDSVATLEQFQNVKTALDYAKTNAQIAQFNLKYSTIKAPENGIILKKLNETNEIVGPGYPVFLFAPKGESWIVRTNITDKDIVKLQIGDSAQIYVDAYPKIIFTAHIIEIASMADPYSGTYEIELAIDKNDAELRSGFIAKINIYPAQKKELFAIPIDALVELEASKAVFMLIENNTVRKSTLDIVSFDDQFIYVEKGIVEGAQVITEGSTYVDESSIIEIIN, translated from the coding sequence ATGAAAAAATATGCATGTTATATCCCTTTTTTGATAATCTTAATTATCAGTAGCTGTCAACAAAAAGCAGAAGTGGAAAAAGAAATAGATCCCATAAAAGTCAAAACTGTTACGATTGAAAAAGTGTTTCTGAACAAGAGCATACACAGTAGTGGAAAGGTATATTCGCAAAAAGAAATAAAACTCAGCTTTAAAACAGGCGGACTTATCCAACATATTTTAGTGAAGGAAGGAGAACCTGTGAACAAAGAACAAGTCCTTGCTAGTCTGAACCTCTCAGAAATACAAGTACACCATAATCAGGCAAATTTTGCTGTTGAAAAAGCACAGCGAGATTACAATCGGGTAAAAAATCTTTATACAGATAGTGTGGCAACTTTGGAACAGTTTCAAAATGTAAAAACAGCATTGGATTATGCAAAGACAAATGCACAAATTGCCCAATTTAATTTAAAATATTCCACAATAAAAGCCCCTGAAAATGGTATAATCCTGAAAAAATTAAACGAAACCAACGAAATTGTAGGACCTGGCTATCCTGTGTTTCTATTCGCGCCAAAAGGTGAGAGCTGGATTGTACGAACCAATATCACAGATAAAGACATTGTAAAACTTCAAATTGGCGATTCAGCTCAAATATATGTGGATGCATATCCTAAAATAATATTCACCGCTCACATTATTGAAATTGCTTCTATGGCTGATCCCTATTCTGGAACATATGAAATTGAACTTGCTATAGATAAAAATGATGCAGAATTACGCTCTGGATTTATCGCAAAGATTAATATTTATCCAGCTCAAAAAAAGGAGTTATTTGCGATACCAATTGATGCACTTGTTGAATTAGAGGCTTCAAAAGCAGTATTCATGCTGATTGAAAATAATACAGTGCGAAAGTCCACACTAGATATCGTTTCCTTCGATGATCAATTTATTTATGTGGAAAAAGGTATAGTTGAAGGCGCTCAAGTTATAACAGAAGGTTCAACCTATGTGGATGAATCGTCTATTATTGAAATTATTAACTAG